The following proteins are co-located in the Neisseria sp. Marseille-Q6792 genome:
- a CDS encoding amino acid ABC transporter ATP-binding protein, producing MIKFKNVHKHFKDLHVINGVNLEIKKGEVVVVCGPSGSGKSTLIRTVNQLESIESGEIWVDGVNVADPKTDLNKIREEVGFVFQGFNLYPHLTVLENITLAPMKVKGQNAEQAEKKAMELLERVGLAHKKDAFPSQLSGGQQQRVAIARGLAMEPRVMLFDEPTSALDPEMVGEVLKVMKDLAESGMTMMCVTHEMGFAREVADRVLFVDKGQILEDETPEAFFTNPKHERAKQFLQQVMTH from the coding sequence ATGATTAAATTCAAAAACGTACACAAACATTTCAAAGACCTGCACGTCATCAACGGCGTGAACTTGGAAATCAAAAAAGGCGAAGTGGTCGTCGTCTGCGGACCTTCGGGCAGCGGCAAATCCACACTCATCCGCACCGTCAACCAGCTCGAAAGCATTGAAAGCGGCGAGATTTGGGTGGACGGTGTCAACGTTGCCGACCCCAAAACAGATTTGAACAAAATCCGCGAAGAAGTCGGCTTCGTATTCCAAGGCTTCAACCTCTACCCCCACCTGACCGTATTGGAAAACATCACCCTCGCACCGATGAAGGTTAAAGGTCAAAATGCGGAACAGGCGGAGAAAAAAGCGATGGAACTTTTGGAACGCGTCGGACTGGCACACAAAAAAGACGCCTTCCCGTCCCAACTTTCCGGCGGCCAGCAGCAACGCGTGGCGATTGCGCGCGGTTTGGCGATGGAACCGCGCGTAATGTTGTTCGACGAGCCGACCTCCGCACTCGACCCCGAAATGGTCGGCGAAGTGTTGAAAGTGATGAAAGACTTGGCGGAAAGCGGGATGACGATGATGTGCGTAACCCACGAAATGGGTTTTGCCCGCGAAGTTGCCGACCGGGTGCTTTTTGTCGATAAAGGGCAAATCCTCGAAGACGAAACGCCGGAAGCATTTTTTACCAACCCGAAACACGAACGCGCCAAACAATTCCTGCAGCAGGTTATGACCCACTGA
- the rsmA gene encoding 16S rRNA (adenine(1518)-N(6)/adenine(1519)-N(6))-dimethyltransferase RsmA: protein MKEHKARKRFGQNFLQDTRIINDIVNAVRPQADDVVIEIGPGLAAITEPLAKKLNRLHVIEIDRDIVCRLKTLPFADKLVVHEGDVLQFDFNGIAGKKKIVGNLPYNISTPLLFKLAEVADDVVDMHFMLQKEVVERMVAAPKSNDYGRLGVMLQYFFDMEMLIDVPPESFDPAPKVDSAVVRMIPVKHRIGKADDFEHFAKLVKLAFHQRRKTIRNNLKELAGDDDLQAVGINPQDRAEHIAPEKYVALSNYLAGKAV from the coding sequence AAGACACGCGGATCATCAACGATATCGTCAATGCCGTGCGCCCGCAGGCGGATGATGTCGTGATTGAAATCGGCCCGGGTTTGGCGGCGATTACCGAACCTTTGGCGAAAAAACTGAACCGCCTGCACGTTATCGAAATCGACCGCGACATCGTATGCCGTCTGAAAACGCTGCCGTTTGCGGATAAGCTGGTGGTTCACGAAGGCGATGTATTGCAGTTTGATTTCAACGGCATCGCAGGCAAAAAGAAAATCGTCGGCAACCTGCCGTACAATATTTCCACGCCGCTTTTGTTCAAGCTGGCGGAGGTGGCGGACGATGTCGTCGATATGCACTTTATGCTGCAAAAAGAAGTGGTCGAGCGTATGGTTGCCGCGCCGAAAAGCAACGACTACGGCCGCTTGGGCGTGATGCTGCAATATTTTTTCGATATGGAAATGCTGATTGACGTGCCGCCCGAATCGTTCGACCCTGCGCCGAAAGTGGATTCAGCAGTGGTGCGTATGATTCCGGTGAAACACCGCATCGGCAAGGCAGACGATTTCGAGCATTTCGCCAAACTTGTGAAACTCGCCTTCCACCAACGTCGCAAAACCATACGCAACAATCTGAAAGAGCTTGCAGGCGACGATGATTTGCAGGCAGTCGGCATCAATCCGCAAGACCGCGCCGAACACATCGCGCCAGAGAAATACGTGGCGTTGAGCAATTATTTGGCAGGCAAGGCCGTCTGA